One Dethiosulfovibrio faecalis DNA window includes the following coding sequences:
- a CDS encoding RidA family protein: MRKAIATDKAPAAIGPYSQGIETEQFVYTSGQLGMDPATKAFPDTIEEQTKQALENVKAILEKAGSSMDKVVKTTVFLSDMNNFAAMNEVYKSFFTGECPARSAFQVAKLPLNGMVEIEVVALKG, translated from the coding sequence TTGAGAAAAGCGATAGCCACCGATAAGGCCCCTGCGGCCATAGGTCCCTACAGCCAGGGAATAGAGACGGAGCAGTTCGTCTACACCTCCGGGCAGCTCGGGATGGATCCGGCAACCAAGGCCTTTCCCGATACGATCGAGGAGCAGACCAAACAGGCCCTGGAGAACGTCAAGGCCATCCTCGAGAAGGCCGGAAGCTCCATGGACAAGGTCGTTAAGACCACGGTGTTCCTCAGCGACATGAATAACTTCGCCGCCATGAACGAGGTGTACAAGTCCTTCTTCACGGGAGAGTGTCCCGCCAGGAGCGCCTTCCAGGTAGCCAAGCTTCCTCTGAACGGAATGGTCGAGATAGAGGTAGTGGCCCTAAAAGGTTAA
- a CDS encoding type II toxin-antitoxin system YafQ family toxin: MRKTKLTVKPTSQFRKDYKQAFKRGLKIELIEDVISILAMAEELPPKNRDHALSGNWAGHRECHIQPDWLLIYRVEASVLVLTLTRTGTHADLFGK; the protein is encoded by the coding sequence ATGAGAAAGACAAAACTAACTGTAAAACCGACCTCTCAATTCAGAAAGGACTACAAACAAGCCTTTAAACGTGGGCTAAAGATAGAGCTCATAGAAGACGTCATCTCCATTCTGGCTATGGCTGAGGAGCTCCCCCCAAAAAACAGGGATCACGCTCTTTCCGGAAATTGGGCAGGGCATCGAGAGTGTCATATTCAGCCTGATTGGTTACTGATATATCGTGTGGAAGCATCGGTCCTGGTGTTGACCCTTACCCGGACAGGAACGCATGCGGATCTTTTCGGGAAATAA
- a CDS encoding MFS transporter, with the protein MTTAGKALSSKTKVALLSTGHLVNDVHTAFLDTFLPYLVKNLGLSYAQAGILTSLSGVIHTVFQPIMGHVADRHTRPWPIMFGPIAAALGASMIPLSTSYAMALAMVTLWGIGAATFHPQGQGSLGYVAPPSELAFAISLFGLGGMSGSTISSLYAIALYRYFPHWAMPVIAVIPPLILAAVYYRTMPRIRDRSPEEDGDDVGMIKNLSSVFRRIYPIWAVTILRECSQRGVRFLLPLLIVSEGGSITKVGTFLFSLSLTASILPLIAARIAMKTGNVKIVKIIIPLASTFLVIGWATEGFLSLVMIVIGGASITACNPATDAMAQELAPDKRSTASSLMMGFSFGLAGVAMAPLGWFTDAAGLRAALGVVAFLPFLSLPVMYLLWPKKGLIR; encoded by the coding sequence ATGACGACCGCCGGAAAAGCTCTATCATCCAAGACTAAAGTAGCCCTTCTATCCACAGGGCATCTGGTGAACGACGTACACACGGCGTTTCTCGATACCTTCTTGCCCTATCTGGTCAAGAATCTGGGTCTGTCCTACGCCCAGGCCGGTATACTGACGTCCCTCTCCGGGGTGATCCACACGGTTTTTCAGCCGATAATGGGTCACGTGGCGGACAGACACACCAGGCCCTGGCCGATAATGTTCGGCCCCATAGCGGCGGCGTTGGGAGCGTCCATGATACCCCTTTCGACCTCGTACGCCATGGCCCTGGCAATGGTGACGTTGTGGGGGATAGGGGCTGCCACCTTCCACCCTCAGGGGCAGGGCTCTCTGGGATACGTGGCCCCTCCGTCGGAGCTGGCCTTCGCCATCTCCCTCTTCGGGCTGGGAGGCATGTCGGGCAGCACCATCAGCTCGCTCTACGCCATAGCCCTCTATCGTTACTTTCCCCACTGGGCCATGCCTGTGATAGCGGTTATTCCCCCTCTGATACTGGCGGCGGTCTACTACAGAACCATGCCGAGGATAAGGGACAGATCTCCCGAGGAGGACGGAGACGACGTCGGCATGATAAAAAACCTATCCTCGGTTTTCCGCCGGATATATCCCATATGGGCTGTGACCATCCTGAGAGAATGTTCCCAGAGAGGAGTCCGTTTTCTCCTTCCCCTTCTTATAGTGTCGGAGGGAGGCTCGATCACCAAGGTGGGAACCTTTCTGTTCTCCCTCTCCCTTACCGCGTCGATACTACCTCTGATAGCGGCGAGGATAGCCATGAAGACCGGGAACGTAAAGATCGTAAAGATAATAATCCCTCTGGCCTCCACCTTTTTGGTGATAGGATGGGCCACAGAGGGTTTTCTGTCCCTGGTGATGATAGTTATAGGAGGAGCGTCCATAACGGCCTGCAATCCCGCCACGGACGCCATGGCTCAGGAGTTGGCGCCTGACAAAAGAAGCACCGCCAGCTCTCTCATGATGGGCTTCTCCTTCGGACTGGCAGGAGTGGCCATGGCCCCTCTGGGATGGTTCACCGACGCTGCGGGACTCCGCGCCGCCCTGGGTGTCGTGGCCTTTTTGCCCTTTCTGTCCCTTCCGGTGATGTACCTGCTGTGGCCCAAAAAGGGACTTATCCGATAG
- the nikR gene encoding nickel-responsive transcriptional regulator NikR codes for MAGDVLVRFGVAVPEGLLRDFDRQIERKGVPNRSEAIRQLIRDSISDTRWTEGKGTVYGSVTISYNHHTREACSTLTDIQHDFGDVIICTNHVHADHDHCVEVIMVKGQASRVKVLIEELSGVRAINNLSPVIASIL; via the coding sequence ATGGCAGGAGACGTTTTGGTCCGTTTCGGGGTGGCGGTTCCGGAAGGACTACTGAGGGATTTCGACCGCCAGATAGAGCGGAAGGGAGTTCCCAACCGCTCGGAGGCCATAAGACAGCTGATCCGGGACTCCATCTCGGACACACGCTGGACCGAGGGGAAGGGCACCGTCTACGGATCTGTGACCATCTCCTACAACCACCACACCAGGGAGGCCTGTTCGACCCTGACCGACATACAGCACGATTTCGGCGACGTCATAATATGCACCAACCACGTCCACGCCGATCACGACCACTGTGTGGAGGTCATAATGGTCAAGGGACAGGCGTCCAGGGTGAAGGTCCTCATAGAGGAGCTGTCGGGGGTAAGGGCGATAAACAACCTGTCGCCGGTCATAGCCTCCATACTTTAA
- the fumC gene encoding class II fumarate hydratase: protein MKTRTERDSLGEVQVPEEALWGAQTQRSLNNFPIGREKMPQEVIEALVLVKRAAAVVNVELEVLDEDRGRAIAKAADRILSEDFSDQFPLSLWQTGSGTQTNMNVNEVIARIASDDSRFSIHPNDHVNRSQSSNDVFPTAMHVATVLAVERRLLPALERITKVLREKSDRYRDLVKIGRTHLQDATPLTLGQEIGGWVRMMERCQSMVITSVEYLKDLALGGTAVGTGLNAPEDFGRKVAQEIGDLTGVDFSTAPDKFHSLTSKDELVAFHGVLKALAADLMKIANDVRWLASGPRCGLGELIIPANEPGSSIMPGKVNPTQAEAVTMVAVRVMGNDTTVGVAASQGNFQLNVFMPVTIEAVLNSIGLLSDVMESFTDRCLAGLEADEERISQVRDRSLMLVTALAPVLGYDGAAAIAKKAHSEGITLKEAAVAMGSLSGEEFDKLVRPEKMV from the coding sequence ATGAAAACCAGAACAGAGAGAGACTCCCTAGGGGAGGTCCAGGTTCCAGAGGAGGCCCTGTGGGGGGCTCAGACCCAGAGGAGCCTGAACAACTTTCCCATAGGCAGGGAGAAGATGCCTCAGGAGGTAATAGAGGCTTTGGTCCTAGTCAAGAGGGCCGCCGCAGTGGTCAACGTGGAGCTTGAGGTTTTGGACGAGGACAGAGGACGAGCCATAGCCAAGGCGGCCGATAGGATACTGTCGGAGGACTTTTCCGATCAGTTCCCCCTGTCTCTCTGGCAGACCGGGAGCGGCACCCAGACGAACATGAACGTCAACGAGGTGATAGCCAGGATAGCATCGGACGATTCCAGGTTTTCGATCCATCCGAACGACCACGTGAACCGAAGCCAGAGCAGCAACGACGTCTTCCCCACCGCCATGCACGTGGCGACGGTACTGGCGGTGGAAAGAAGGCTCCTTCCCGCACTGGAGAGGATCACGAAAGTGCTTAGGGAGAAGAGCGACCGTTACCGAGACCTGGTCAAGATAGGCAGGACCCATCTCCAGGACGCCACCCCTCTGACCTTGGGACAGGAGATAGGCGGCTGGGTCCGCATGATGGAAAGGTGTCAGTCCATGGTGATCACCTCGGTGGAATACCTCAAGGATCTGGCCCTGGGAGGTACGGCGGTCGGCACGGGCCTGAACGCCCCGGAGGACTTCGGAAGAAAGGTCGCCCAGGAGATAGGGGACCTCACGGGAGTCGATTTCAGCACCGCTCCGGACAAGTTCCACTCCCTGACCAGCAAGGACGAGCTGGTGGCCTTCCACGGCGTCCTCAAGGCCCTGGCGGCGGACCTCATGAAGATAGCCAACGACGTCAGGTGGCTAGCGTCCGGGCCCCGGTGCGGGCTGGGAGAGCTGATCATACCGGCGAACGAACCTGGAAGCTCCATCATGCCAGGCAAGGTCAACCCCACCCAGGCGGAGGCGGTCACCATGGTGGCGGTGAGGGTCATGGGAAACGACACCACCGTCGGAGTGGCCGCCAGCCAGGGCAACTTCCAGCTGAACGTCTTCATGCCCGTGACCATCGAGGCGGTGCTCAACTCCATAGGCCTTTTGAGCGACGTCATGGAATCCTTCACGGACCGTTGTCTGGCGGGTCTGGAGGCCGACGAGGAGCGGATATCCCAGGTAAGGGACAGATCTCTGATGCTGGTCACAGCTCTGGCGCCGGTGTTGGGCTACGACGGGGCGGCGGCCATAGCCAAGAAGGCCCACTCCGAGGGAATTACACTGAAAGAGGCGGCGGTAGCCATGGGGAGCCTGTCCGGTGAGGAGTTCGACAAGCTGGTACGTCCGGAAAAGATGGTATAA
- a CDS encoding type II toxin-antitoxin system RelB/DinJ family antitoxin, with protein sequence MAGNTTNISIRMDSDLKAQAEILFGEMGMNMTTAFNIFVRQSLREGRIPFEISVNNINRETMAAILEAEIIAKDPSIKGYTDLDKLFADLRK encoded by the coding sequence ATGGCTGGAAATACCACAAATATCAGCATCCGTATGGATTCCGACCTAAAGGCTCAGGCAGAGATTCTCTTCGGAGAGATGGGGATGAATATGACAACTGCTTTCAACATCTTCGTTCGCCAGTCGCTCCGTGAAGGCAGGATTCCTTTTGAAATCTCTGTAAACAATATAAACAGGGAAACCATGGCTGCGATATTAGAGGCTGAGATTATCGCCAAAGACCCCTCAATCAAGGGCTACACCGATTTAGACAAGCTTTTTGCCGATCTCAGAAAATGA
- a CDS encoding PucR family transcriptional regulator — MADPMASPFNLLRSRELMVFTASFIPHVKRKILLEIRRIFNGPRDISTMESNNRFVVLHGVRPAESYPAPSNAVAGTREKTEELLGRIMDEGLNAAVGIGSPALGIADLAASYKESWRALTLGKKFMQGPGVYCIDDYRLEEMISTVAPSVRNRFVLSNLKALREGPDWNELKDTIRSWCESGFSLVNTAKELHLHRNTVIYRLDKIKAYSGHDLRDFRTCLNLYTALLLDRFLGPGSKE; from the coding sequence ATGGCGGATCCCATGGCATCGCCCTTCAACCTCTTGAGAAGCAGAGAGCTCATGGTCTTTACCGCGTCCTTCATTCCTCACGTAAAGAGAAAGATCCTCCTGGAGATAAGGAGGATCTTCAACGGTCCCAGGGATATATCCACCATGGAGAGCAACAACCGCTTCGTGGTGCTCCACGGGGTTCGGCCCGCCGAGTCCTATCCGGCACCGTCAAATGCCGTTGCGGGAACAAGGGAGAAGACCGAGGAGCTTCTGGGCAGAATAATGGACGAGGGGCTAAACGCCGCCGTGGGAATAGGGTCTCCCGCCCTGGGGATAGCCGACCTGGCCGCTTCCTACAAGGAGTCCTGGAGGGCATTGACCCTGGGGAAGAAGTTCATGCAGGGGCCCGGGGTCTACTGTATAGACGACTATCGGCTGGAGGAGATGATCTCCACCGTCGCCCCGTCGGTGAGAAACCGGTTCGTGCTGTCCAATCTGAAAGCTCTAAGGGAGGGACCGGACTGGAACGAGCTCAAGGATACGATCCGATCGTGGTGCGAGAGCGGTTTCTCATTGGTCAACACCGCGAAGGAGCTTCACCTGCACAGGAACACCGTCATATACAGGCTGGACAAGATAAAGGCCTATTCGGGCCACGACCTGAGGGATTTTCGTACCTGCCTAAACCTCTACACCGCCCTGTTGCTGGACAGGTTCCTCGGCCCCGGAAGCAAGGAGTGA
- a CDS encoding GrdX family protein, translating to MDLIVVTNNERTRDSLPMARWVDGTAIDVLDEVESMLRTGYGLVSAPLSANNRLNRSPYRSIILGKQGTWSGDDLELVDKARAFLKSQRIVQDSSADVDYRWIDADLAKTAWDEGMKLGLQRRDPKGAPHE from the coding sequence ATGGACTTGATCGTCGTCACCAACAACGAGAGAACCAGGGACTCCCTCCCTATGGCGCGATGGGTTGACGGTACCGCCATCGACGTCCTCGACGAGGTGGAGTCGATGCTCCGAACGGGGTACGGTCTAGTGAGCGCCCCTCTTTCGGCCAACAACAGGCTGAACCGCTCTCCCTACCGTTCTATCATCCTTGGAAAACAGGGAACCTGGTCCGGAGACGACTTGGAACTGGTCGACAAGGCCAGAGCCTTCCTCAAGAGCCAGAGGATCGTTCAAGACAGCTCAGCCGACGTAGATTATCGTTGGATCGACGCCGATCTGGCAAAGACGGCCTGGGACGAAGGTATGAAGCTGGGCCTCCAACGAAGAGATCCGAAAGGGGCTCCCCATGAATAA
- a CDS encoding LuxR C-terminal-related transcriptional regulator, giving the protein MTRDRLFSPPKYGTNTIYRKRMGAFLDENIAKKRRWVYVEAPSGFGKTVSISRWISPLRNKLAWINLSSDDDVPERFVRKLVKAMAFAQKSNRKLAKAADSTGPPREVLYRSVSSLLDNDKNYVVVVDDFQHISDGETLSILSDLAESPSPGLILCILSRKGPPKELSPSILNGTMALMTEEYLVMDEEEISSMMTKHHMSLRRSEEVISETRGWPVAVNAYLMGDEGDWSLLDGYLDSRVWDRWPEEVREFMVRAAPCPRLDEDICRSLNGSRDCEALLKRLRSSDAFLENSEDGGYGIFPPFREYLLRRINSQLSRDRIDEIYRSLGRIFFDEGDYLVAADLYVRCLCLSGLSDCCTAMTKYRKDISVHSRFRFFKERVLGRIRFTGDEGLPLLAQSAFMYYLDGNAERFTELMDMLYRRAKRCGDGPFVSFLTLLKVLDFRIPLKSYIERVIDGKETPTSPICFGESPSPGTFSANMPLIHRSLRERSDLALSMDELYRTMEKDRAPLTDFLVRDHLILRECQIAGILYEQNHLEEAYRHAVEAQTAAMKRDCRRDVRFCSDMILIHILKAMGRSDETSLTALEMERQIHRDGATDLVPNLRAWRFRQRIVSGDGTAAEEWLTSYGENPMSSPDLYGIYRHFTTERALVASGKAALAELFGEKLLRMSRDFNRPMDELESYILLSTAYWSTDDRKRSFEYIEKALTLAEPYGYMRMFLDEALSIKPMMVSFLRRTKSDGRRISDFASEVALAVTGTSYENVVPCFEETSLSERQMRILTLLKGNGSYRDIAEDLGIAHSTAKYHVTKLYRFLGVSNGTEALRKARSMGII; this is encoded by the coding sequence GTGACGAGAGACCGTCTATTCTCACCCCCTAAATACGGAACCAACACTATATACAGAAAACGCATGGGAGCCTTTCTCGACGAAAACATCGCTAAGAAAAGAAGATGGGTCTATGTAGAGGCCCCCTCGGGATTCGGAAAGACCGTATCCATATCTCGATGGATCAGCCCCCTCAGAAACAAGCTGGCATGGATAAATCTCTCCAGCGACGACGACGTTCCGGAACGTTTCGTGCGAAAGCTGGTGAAGGCCATGGCCTTCGCTCAGAAGTCCAACAGAAAGCTCGCCAAGGCCGCCGACTCGACAGGTCCACCTCGGGAGGTGCTGTACCGATCCGTCTCCTCCCTGCTGGACAACGACAAGAACTACGTCGTGGTGGTAGACGACTTTCAGCACATATCCGACGGCGAGACCCTGAGCATACTGTCCGATCTGGCGGAAAGCCCTTCCCCGGGGCTCATCTTGTGCATCCTCAGCAGAAAAGGACCTCCGAAGGAGCTGTCTCCATCGATACTGAACGGCACCATGGCACTGATGACGGAGGAATACCTCGTCATGGACGAAGAGGAGATATCCTCCATGATGACCAAGCACCATATGAGCCTGAGAAGATCGGAAGAGGTCATATCCGAGACGAGGGGGTGGCCGGTGGCGGTAAACGCCTATCTGATGGGAGACGAAGGCGACTGGAGCCTTCTGGACGGCTATCTCGACTCCCGGGTGTGGGACAGATGGCCCGAGGAGGTCAGGGAATTCATGGTAAGGGCCGCACCCTGCCCCAGGCTGGACGAGGATATATGCCGCAGCCTGAACGGATCGAGAGACTGCGAGGCCCTTCTGAAACGCCTCCGCAGCAGCGACGCCTTCCTGGAGAACTCGGAGGACGGCGGATACGGCATATTCCCCCCTTTCAGGGAGTATCTGCTCCGAAGGATCAACTCCCAGCTGAGTCGAGACAGGATCGACGAGATATATCGGTCGCTCGGCAGGATATTCTTCGACGAGGGGGACTACCTGGTGGCGGCGGATCTATACGTGAGGTGCCTCTGCCTCTCCGGGCTGTCCGACTGCTGCACTGCCATGACGAAATACAGAAAGGATATCTCGGTCCACAGCAGATTCCGCTTCTTCAAGGAGAGGGTGCTAGGACGGATCAGGTTCACCGGAGACGAGGGACTGCCTCTTCTGGCCCAGTCGGCCTTCATGTACTACCTGGACGGCAACGCCGAGAGGTTCACCGAGCTCATGGACATGCTGTACAGGAGGGCAAAGAGATGCGGAGACGGCCCCTTCGTGTCCTTTCTGACATTGCTGAAGGTCCTGGACTTCAGGATACCCCTGAAATCCTATATAGAGAGGGTGATAGACGGCAAGGAGACTCCCACGTCGCCCATATGCTTCGGAGAATCCCCCTCCCCCGGAACCTTCTCCGCAAATATGCCTCTGATCCACCGGTCCCTCAGGGAGAGGTCCGACCTGGCCCTGTCCATGGACGAGCTCTACAGGACGATGGAAAAAGACAGGGCGCCTCTGACCGATTTTCTGGTCAGAGACCACCTCATACTGAGGGAGTGTCAGATCGCGGGAATACTGTACGAACAAAACCACCTGGAGGAAGCCTATCGCCACGCGGTGGAGGCTCAGACCGCCGCCATGAAGAGAGACTGCCGTCGGGACGTCCGCTTCTGCTCCGACATGATACTGATCCACATTCTGAAGGCCATGGGACGAAGCGACGAGACGTCACTGACCGCTCTCGAGATGGAGAGACAGATCCACAGAGACGGGGCCACCGATCTGGTCCCAAACCTCAGGGCCTGGAGGTTCCGGCAAAGGATCGTCTCAGGAGACGGGACGGCTGCGGAGGAATGGCTGACCTCCTACGGAGAGAACCCCATGTCGTCTCCGGACCTATACGGCATCTACCGACACTTCACCACGGAGAGGGCCCTGGTGGCCTCGGGCAAGGCGGCCCTGGCCGAGCTCTTCGGGGAAAAGCTTCTCCGTATGAGCCGAGACTTCAATAGACCTATGGACGAGCTTGAATCCTACATCCTCCTCTCCACGGCCTACTGGAGCACCGACGACAGAAAACGGTCCTTCGAATACATAGAGAAGGCCCTGACACTGGCCGAACCTTACGGCTACATGAGGATGTTTCTAGACGAGGCCCTGTCGATAAAGCCGATGATGGTCTCGTTTCTCAGGAGGACGAAATCCGACGGCAGGCGGATATCCGACTTCGCCTCCGAGGTGGCCCTGGCCGTGACGGGAACGAGCTACGAAAACGTAGTCCCATGTTTCGAAGAGACCTCTCTGAGCGAGAGACAGATGAGGATTCTAACCCTGCTCAAGGGTAACGGCAGCTACAGAGATATAGCGGAGGATCTCGGCATAGCCCACTCCACCGCCAAATACCACGTGACCAAACTCTATCGTTTTCTGGGAGTCTCGAACGGGACGGAAGCCCTGAGAAAAGCCCGCTCCATGGGAATAATATGA
- a CDS encoding diguanylate cyclase → MKLLNETPTPEELEIYGAFQEWMASYDGGDIEGIMKWMAPDVLSVGTGRDEISRSSEAIREGFSRDFGELDELRLIDGFVTVKARGDAGWLFFQAVYGVNVKGEPIRYETRRTVVFRKVEGRWVQEHLHHSIPDRTQSDHRSFPVGPITAGRYSILFTSSRDAIIMASRWDRSILEANIAALRMYGLSEERMLNSRLDDLMDDDELTAFLRRVNSSPKEGGLFQAVHKGPSGPFPVEISVRITELEGRSIVVMVVRDTTSRVETERALRRSEERLRLAMEANDDGLWELDVPTMTMYVSGSSWGGSGDVEERFPYRVWREMAHRDDRDDIDEALTGHLDRGDEYRVEYRMNRGDGRWRWVLERGRVVDRRSDGAPLRMVGTIMDVDRRKRIEEERLELTKKLEKMASIDKLTGILNRQRFESLLQEKMDQKRLPLCLIMFDLDRFKDLNDARGHLEGDRALVLASEAVSGRLRMGDLFGRWGGDEFMVALEQDLDKSLIVAEDLRKRICDALGESFQGVTASFGLALWNGRASLENLSNMADEALYRAKKDGRNRVVVFDDAGYN, encoded by the coding sequence TTGAAACTGCTCAACGAGACCCCCACTCCGGAGGAGCTGGAGATATACGGGGCTTTCCAGGAGTGGATGGCATCCTACGACGGAGGCGACATAGAGGGAATAATGAAGTGGATGGCTCCGGACGTTTTATCCGTAGGCACAGGCAGGGACGAGATCAGCCGAAGCTCCGAAGCAATAAGGGAGGGCTTCTCCCGTGATTTCGGCGAGCTGGACGAACTCAGGCTGATAGACGGCTTCGTCACCGTCAAGGCCAGAGGGGACGCCGGCTGGCTCTTCTTTCAGGCCGTCTACGGTGTCAACGTCAAGGGGGAGCCCATAAGATACGAGACCAGGAGGACCGTGGTATTCCGAAAGGTCGAGGGCCGATGGGTCCAGGAGCATCTGCACCACTCCATACCGGACAGGACCCAGTCGGACCACCGCTCCTTTCCCGTGGGGCCCATAACAGCCGGAAGGTACTCCATACTCTTCACCTCTTCTCGAGACGCCATAATAATGGCATCCCGATGGGACAGATCCATACTGGAGGCCAACATAGCGGCTCTTCGAATGTACGGTCTGTCGGAAGAGAGGATGCTGAACTCCCGTCTGGACGACCTCATGGACGACGACGAGCTCACCGCCTTCCTCCGAAGGGTGAACTCCAGCCCCAAGGAGGGCGGGCTGTTCCAGGCCGTCCACAAAGGTCCCTCCGGTCCCTTCCCGGTGGAGATAAGCGTCAGGATAACCGAGCTGGAAGGACGGTCCATCGTCGTTATGGTCGTCAGGGACACGACCTCCAGGGTCGAGACGGAGAGGGCTCTCAGACGTAGCGAGGAGAGGCTGCGTCTCGCCATGGAGGCCAACGACGACGGTCTGTGGGAGCTCGACGTTCCCACCATGACAATGTACGTCAGCGGCAGTTCCTGGGGCGGAAGCGGCGACGTCGAGGAACGGTTCCCCTATCGGGTCTGGAGGGAGATGGCCCATAGGGACGATCGGGACGACATAGATGAGGCCCTTACGGGGCACCTGGATAGAGGCGACGAGTATCGGGTCGAGTACAGAATGAACCGAGGCGACGGAAGATGGCGGTGGGTTTTGGAGAGAGGCCGGGTGGTGGACCGCAGGTCCGACGGGGCTCCTCTCAGGATGGTAGGAACGATCATGGACGTGGACAGGCGGAAGAGGATAGAGGAGGAAAGGCTGGAGCTCACCAAAAAGCTGGAGAAGATGGCCTCCATAGACAAACTCACCGGCATACTGAACCGCCAGAGGTTCGAATCTCTCCTTCAGGAGAAGATGGATCAGAAAAGGCTTCCTCTTTGCCTCATAATGTTCGACCTCGATCGATTTAAGGATTTGAACGACGCCAGAGGTCACCTGGAGGGAGATCGGGCCCTGGTGCTGGCCAGCGAGGCGGTGTCGGGCCGTCTGAGGATGGGAGATCTGTTCGGGCGCTGGGGCGGCGACGAGTTCATGGTGGCCCTGGAGCAGGACCTGGATAAATCCCTGATAGTGGCCGAGGACCTGAGAAAGAGGATATGCGATGCATTGGGAGAGAGCTTTCAGGGAGTGACGGCCAGCTTCGGACTGGCCCTGTGGAACGGAAGGGCGTCCCTTGAAAACCTCTCCAACATGGCCGACGAGGCCCTCTACAGGGCCAAAAAAGACGGGCGAAACCGGGTGGTTGTCTTCGACGATGCTGGTTATAATTGA
- a CDS encoding DUF2993 domain-containing protein → MTKSFKAIALAAALITVSASSALAEDLGDRLFRMFLDELDPQRAQMVLSEPPEESGLVKHVYMDMEGADIGGVRIDRITVEGMDVAFTSPETWGTESADVTSILATNAVAVIKEEDINSHLRSKEFGDDEKWNNLALDFSPGKVYAKGYYLADLVLLRLNILIEIDGTFKVKEGKQVWLDDYTLKVNRAKVPEGLTDRAMAKIQPILDLGKFMFPLKLSGIELDEDKAVVKSVSEPRPFEGIVYEYDAETVSRDL, encoded by the coding sequence ATGACGAAGAGTTTCAAGGCCATAGCTCTGGCCGCAGCACTGATCACCGTATCGGCGTCTTCCGCCCTGGCGGAGGACCTGGGAGACAGGCTCTTTCGGATGTTCCTGGACGAACTCGATCCACAAAGGGCCCAGATGGTACTTAGTGAACCTCCGGAGGAATCCGGATTGGTCAAACACGTCTACATGGACATGGAGGGGGCCGATATAGGGGGAGTCCGCATAGACAGGATAACGGTGGAGGGAATGGACGTGGCTTTCACCTCCCCCGAGACGTGGGGAACAGAGAGCGCCGACGTAACCTCCATACTGGCGACCAACGCCGTGGCGGTGATAAAGGAAGAGGACATAAACTCACACCTGAGAAGCAAGGAGTTCGGCGACGACGAAAAATGGAACAACCTCGCCCTGGATTTCTCTCCGGGAAAGGTGTACGCCAAGGGGTACTATCTGGCGGACCTGGTACTTTTGAGGTTGAACATACTGATAGAGATAGACGGAACCTTCAAGGTAAAAGAGGGCAAGCAGGTATGGCTCGACGACTACACTCTGAAGGTCAACCGAGCAAAGGTTCCCGAGGGGCTGACCGACAGGGCCATGGCCAAGATACAGCCCATACTGGATCTGGGTAAGTTCATGTTCCCGCTGAAGCTATCCGGCATAGAGCTCGATGAGGACAAGGCGGTGGTTAAGAGCGTCTCCGAGCCCAGGCCCTTCGAGGGAATCGTCTACGAATACGATGCCGAAACCGTTTCGAGAGATCTGTGA